Proteins co-encoded in one Macrobrachium nipponense isolate FS-2020 chromosome 24, ASM1510439v2, whole genome shotgun sequence genomic window:
- the LOC135204884 gene encoding probable rhodanese domain-containing dual specificity protein phosphatase isoform X1 — protein sequence MITVYLPPSLRHREVSIFREPHSYLPFVGTYYRGYYRPYYHYLRPSVSRMGRRKIQRCNTAELKAQLLDSQGGRWFRPTNGYDEIFPGILLGDAETALSTILLKELGVTHVLNAAQGHNNTAYNGYVSTHPSYYSRKGIKYLGVPAMDMPGFYIKPFFRQAAEFIQDCLNDGGKVLVHCQSGVSRSAALVAAFLMLKRGMNVQGALRCIKKRRSIFPNHGFLSQLCDLDYELRRSGQVTDDPDLELLDVQRKDLSPDRSYPRFSLLHSKALQTYSHTKNYVPPRRAGSCERVNEVPPRRAVSCDRFEVASKSPYASNPLVDSTTRPSRSRQRSPVRYSKSPTVSYSSYLNNEDEDVYDPVSSKVFDTYRRYSRRSTSPLPVTSTEIISLPEAKPLDRYWSPKTVEYDVIRYPRYVFYDKLFSPATTYQYINNLNRYYDTYKYVKTESPFFGEGVTQAPYVQWYDTPNKTYLRGYTYKFHYPYTETYFKPMSKYPTTARTLNTHSVYFSPAPLRTFDRI from the exons ATGATCACAGTTTATCTGCCTCCAAGTTTAAGGCACAGAGAGGTTTCCATCTT CAGAGAACCTCATTCATATCTACCGTTCGTCGGTACATACTACCGAGGTTACTACCGCCCTTACTACCACTACCTGAGGCCCAGCGTCAGCAGGATGGGTAGGAGAAAGATCCAGCGGTGTAACACAGCCGAACTGAAGGCTCAGCTGCTCGACTCCCAGGGCGGCAGGTGGTTTCGTCCCACCAACGGATACGACGAGATCTTCCCCGGCATCCTGCTAGGAGATGC TGAGACTGCTCTATCCACCATCCTGCTGAAGGAACTGGGAGTCACCCACGTCTTGAACGCTGCCCAAGGCCACAACAACACCGCCTACAACGGCTACGTCAGCACCCACCCGAGCTACTACAGTCGGAAGGGCATCAAGTACCTGGGCGTGCCTGCCATGGACATGCCCGGCTTCTACATCAAGCCCTTCTTCCGACAGGCGGCCGAATTCATCCAGGACTGCCTCAACGACGGAG GCAAGGTTTTGGTCCACTGCCAGAGCGGCGTGTCTCGTTCAGCAGCTCTCGTAGCCGCGTTCCTCATGCTGAAAAGGGGTATGAACGTACAAGGGGCACTTCGATGCATCAA GAAGAGAAGGAGTATCTTCCCCAACCACGGCTTCCTCAGTCAGCTCTGTGACCTGGACTACGAACTCCGACGATCGGGCCAAGTGACGGACGACCCCGATTTGGAACTACTGGACGTCCAACGCAAGGACCTGTCACCTGACCGATCCTACCCCAGATTTTCTCTGCTCCACTCGAAGGCTCTGCAGACTTACAGCCACACAAAGAACTACGTGCCGCCTCGCCGCGCCGGTTCCTGCGAGAGGGTGAACGAGGTCCCCCCACGGCGGGCCGTCTCCTGCGACAGATTCGAAGTGGCCTCGAAGTCGCCCTACGCAAGCAATCCCCTCGTGGATTCCACCACCAGGCCATCCCGCTCGCGACAGAGGTCGCCCGTTCGATACAGCAAAAGTCCAACCGTCTCTTACTCCTCTTACCTCAACAATGAGGACGAGGACGTCTACGACCCTGTCTCTTCCAAGGTCTTCGACACCTACCGACGCTATTCCAGAAGATCGACTTCCCCTCTGCCAGTCACGTCCACCGAGATCATCTCCCTCCCGGAGGCCAAGCCCCTCGACCGCTACTGGTCACCAAAGACAGTCGAGTATGACGTGATCAGGTACCCGAGGTACGTCTTCTACGACAAGCTCTTCTCCCCAGCTACCACTTACCAGTACATCAACAACCTCAACAGGTATTACGACACGTACAAGTACGTCAAAACAGAAAGCCCGTTCTTCGGCGAAGGCGTGACCCAAGCGCCTTACGTGCAGTGGTACGACACCCCGAACAAGACCTACCTGAGAGGCTACACGTACAAATTCCACTACCCTTACACAGAGACGTACTTCAAGCCCATGAGCAAATACCCGACGACCGCTCGCACTCTCAACACCCACAGCGTTTACTTCAGCCCAGCTCCGCTGAGAACCTTCGACAGaatttaa
- the LOC135204884 gene encoding probable rhodanese domain-containing dual specificity protein phosphatase isoform X2 codes for MGRRKIQRCNTAELKAQLLDSQGGRWFRPTNGYDEIFPGILLGDAETALSTILLKELGVTHVLNAAQGHNNTAYNGYVSTHPSYYSRKGIKYLGVPAMDMPGFYIKPFFRQAAEFIQDCLNDGGKVLVHCQSGVSRSAALVAAFLMLKRGMNVQGALRCIKKRRSIFPNHGFLSQLCDLDYELRRSGQVTDDPDLELLDVQRKDLSPDRSYPRFSLLHSKALQTYSHTKNYVPPRRAGSCERVNEVPPRRAVSCDRFEVASKSPYASNPLVDSTTRPSRSRQRSPVRYSKSPTVSYSSYLNNEDEDVYDPVSSKVFDTYRRYSRRSTSPLPVTSTEIISLPEAKPLDRYWSPKTVEYDVIRYPRYVFYDKLFSPATTYQYINNLNRYYDTYKYVKTESPFFGEGVTQAPYVQWYDTPNKTYLRGYTYKFHYPYTETYFKPMSKYPTTARTLNTHSVYFSPAPLRTFDRI; via the exons ATGGGTAGGAGAAAGATCCAGCGGTGTAACACAGCCGAACTGAAGGCTCAGCTGCTCGACTCCCAGGGCGGCAGGTGGTTTCGTCCCACCAACGGATACGACGAGATCTTCCCCGGCATCCTGCTAGGAGATGC TGAGACTGCTCTATCCACCATCCTGCTGAAGGAACTGGGAGTCACCCACGTCTTGAACGCTGCCCAAGGCCACAACAACACCGCCTACAACGGCTACGTCAGCACCCACCCGAGCTACTACAGTCGGAAGGGCATCAAGTACCTGGGCGTGCCTGCCATGGACATGCCCGGCTTCTACATCAAGCCCTTCTTCCGACAGGCGGCCGAATTCATCCAGGACTGCCTCAACGACGGAG GCAAGGTTTTGGTCCACTGCCAGAGCGGCGTGTCTCGTTCAGCAGCTCTCGTAGCCGCGTTCCTCATGCTGAAAAGGGGTATGAACGTACAAGGGGCACTTCGATGCATCAA GAAGAGAAGGAGTATCTTCCCCAACCACGGCTTCCTCAGTCAGCTCTGTGACCTGGACTACGAACTCCGACGATCGGGCCAAGTGACGGACGACCCCGATTTGGAACTACTGGACGTCCAACGCAAGGACCTGTCACCTGACCGATCCTACCCCAGATTTTCTCTGCTCCACTCGAAGGCTCTGCAGACTTACAGCCACACAAAGAACTACGTGCCGCCTCGCCGCGCCGGTTCCTGCGAGAGGGTGAACGAGGTCCCCCCACGGCGGGCCGTCTCCTGCGACAGATTCGAAGTGGCCTCGAAGTCGCCCTACGCAAGCAATCCCCTCGTGGATTCCACCACCAGGCCATCCCGCTCGCGACAGAGGTCGCCCGTTCGATACAGCAAAAGTCCAACCGTCTCTTACTCCTCTTACCTCAACAATGAGGACGAGGACGTCTACGACCCTGTCTCTTCCAAGGTCTTCGACACCTACCGACGCTATTCCAGAAGATCGACTTCCCCTCTGCCAGTCACGTCCACCGAGATCATCTCCCTCCCGGAGGCCAAGCCCCTCGACCGCTACTGGTCACCAAAGACAGTCGAGTATGACGTGATCAGGTACCCGAGGTACGTCTTCTACGACAAGCTCTTCTCCCCAGCTACCACTTACCAGTACATCAACAACCTCAACAGGTATTACGACACGTACAAGTACGTCAAAACAGAAAGCCCGTTCTTCGGCGAAGGCGTGACCCAAGCGCCTTACGTGCAGTGGTACGACACCCCGAACAAGACCTACCTGAGAGGCTACACGTACAAATTCCACTACCCTTACACAGAGACGTACTTCAAGCCCATGAGCAAATACCCGACGACCGCTCGCACTCTCAACACCCACAGCGTTTACTTCAGCCCAGCTCCGCTGAGAACCTTCGACAGaatttaa